One genomic window of Salvia miltiorrhiza cultivar Shanhuang (shh) chromosome 4, IMPLAD_Smil_shh, whole genome shotgun sequence includes the following:
- the LOC131023480 gene encoding uncharacterized protein LOC131023480 has translation MESLMRPKIHKYNQKAYGRTKANAPCKKHPKHTQSPGVCSLCLNQKLFRLTNSASSRPKRPANLPYCSSSSSSSSYISSSDESSYSSPVLSYAASRATKSTRLFKNFGQETLKKSRSMAFFLQMRKEEDKKCVEMKRGFWSKLLSTKNKALMHSRTTRERVVAAVQ, from the coding sequence ATGGAATCTTTGATGAGACCTAAGATTCACAAGTACAATCAGAAAGCATACGGCAGAACCAAGGCCAATGCACCCTGCAAGAAACACCCCAAACACACACAATCTCCGGGCGTCTGCTCCCTCTGTCTCAACCAAAAGCTATTCCGATTAACAAATTCTGCTTCTTCCCGCCCCAAAAGACCCGCAAATTTGCCCTActgctcctcctcctcctcctcctcttcctaTATATCATCTTCTGATGAATCTTCGTATTCATCTCCCGTGTTGAGCTACGCAGCCTCCAGGGCTACAAAATCTACGAGGCTTTTCAAGAATTTCGGCCAAGAAACACTCAAGAAGAGCCGATCAATGGCGTTTTTCCTGCAAATGaggaaagaagaagataaaaaatGCGTTGAGATGAAACGTGGGTTTTGGTCGAAATTGCTGTCCACCAAAAATAAGGCGTTGATGCATTCAAGAACTACGCGGGAAAGAGTTGTTGCTGCAGTTCAATAA